In Triticum urartu cultivar G1812 chromosome 6, Tu2.1, whole genome shotgun sequence, the following proteins share a genomic window:
- the LOC125515522 gene encoding uncharacterized protein LOC125515522 has product MVSWKDGETSSEDSVSPLFNSHEEETYIPQTIVDPEWCGIVAGGPMCCHNLHVHRAVVFQGINTGRRFYGCANQEGDNCGLVQWIDPEWPEPMKNALRKLWDMYEQSSKENDAKEKLIVKLGEEKKLIQEKHHNHIKETSNFFSTIHKNVMRENYQKIMQDGDVENDVLQAQEEKAKLEKDNIELRTSLQVIKQSNDELVSNWKKHVADEGLQQIEQMKKEKKKLEYIIADLLKDGEANKVKLRKIKELCDE; this is encoded by the exons ATGGTGTCCTGGAAGGACGGCGAAACTAGTAGCGAAGATTCTGTGTCCCCCCTCTTCAACTCGCACGAGGAGGAGACCTAT ATCCCACAGACCATTGTTGACCCGGAGTGGTGCGGTATTGTTGCCGGAGGACCGATGTGCTGTCACAACCTTCATGTTCATAGGGCTGTTGTGTTTCAAGGAATCAACACTGGCCGTAGGTTTTATGGATGCGCTAATCAG GAAGGAGACAATTGTGGTCTGGTTCAATGGATTGACCCAGAATGGCCAGAACCCATGAAAAATGCACTACGCAAACTTTGGGACATGTATGAGCAGAGTAGCAAAGAGAATGATGCTAAAGAAAAGCTCATAGTCAAGCTTGGAGAAGAGAAGAAGCTAATCCAAGAGAAGCACCACAACCACATCAAAGAAACAAGCAATTTTTTTTCAACAATTCACAAGAATGTGATGAGGGAGAACTATCAGAAGATTATGCAGGATGGTGATGTAGAGAATGATGTACTTCAAGCCCAGGAAGAGAAGGCTAAGCTTGAGAAAGACAATATTGAGCTGAGGACATCACTACAAGTCATTAAGCAGAGCAATGATGAACTTGTTAGCAATTGGAAGAAACATGTAGCAGATGAAGGTCTTCAACAGATTGAACAGATGAAGAAGGAGAAGAAAAAGTTAGAGTATATCATAGCTGATTTGCTGAAGGATGGGGAGGCAAACAAGGTTAAGTTGAGGAAAATCAAAGAACTCTGTGATGAGTGA